In Streptomyces hawaiiensis, one genomic interval encodes:
- a CDS encoding gas vesicle protein has product MTVVERREVALVDLLDRLLAGGVVITGDITLRIADVDLVRIDLNALISSVNAQVPSPFEELL; this is encoded by the coding sequence GTGACCGTAGTGGAACGCCGTGAGGTCGCCCTCGTGGACCTGCTCGACCGGCTGCTCGCCGGCGGCGTCGTGATCACAGGGGACATCACGCTGCGCATCGCCGACGTCGACCTCGTCCGTATCGACCTCAACGCGCTGATCAGCTCGGTGAACGCCCAGGTGCCCTCACCGTTCGAGGAGTTGCTGTGA
- a CDS encoding gas vesicle protein K has translation MDLEPDTVERDLVKLVLTVVELLRQLMERQALRRFDVGDLNEDQEERIGLTLMLLDERMTELRDRYGLRPEDLNLDLGPLGPLLPRD, from the coding sequence ATGGATCTGGAGCCCGACACGGTCGAGCGTGACCTGGTCAAGCTCGTGCTGACGGTGGTGGAGCTGCTGCGCCAGCTCATGGAGCGGCAGGCGCTGCGCCGGTTCGACGTGGGCGACCTGAACGAGGACCAGGAGGAGCGGATCGGGCTCACGCTCATGCTGCTCGACGAGCGGATGACGGAACTTCGCGACCGCTACGGACTGCGGCCCGAGGACCTCAACCTGGACCTCGGGCCGCTCGGACCGCTGCTTCCGCGGGACTGA